The following coding sequences lie in one Pseudorca crassidens isolate mPseCra1 chromosome 2, mPseCra1.hap1, whole genome shotgun sequence genomic window:
- the LOC137219364 gene encoding LOW QUALITY PROTEIN: involucrin-like (The sequence of the model RefSeq protein was modified relative to this genomic sequence to represent the inferred CDS: substituted 2 bases at 2 genomic stop codons), which translates to MSQQCTLPVTLPPAPSKEPLEPVSPPTNIQQEQVKQPTPLPAPFQKVPSEIPEKDPMELGKKHTTPVKEVPKKECEPRQQEPQQQEQKQQQQQQQQQQQQKSEEQGKHVEQQQQQQESQEQGKPVEQQQQKKVSQEQGKHVEQQQQQKESQEQRKPVEQQQQQQESQEQGKPVEQQQQQKESQEKGKPQQQKESQEQGKPVEQQQQQKESQEKGKPVIQQQQQQKESQEQRKPVEQQQQQKASQEQGKPVEQQQQQQQQKESQEKGKSVEQQQQQQKESQEKGKPVEQQQQQQQQKESQKKEKPVEQQQQQQKVSQGQGKPVEQQQQQQQKASQEQGKPVEQQQQQQKESQEQGKPVEQQQQQQKVSQEQGKHVEQLKQEKKVLGQRLDQELAKKDEQLEKKGEQQLKQXEGLLKXPLLVPTPGQVQETNPVQPLKGEVLPPKEAGGVVSPKYK; encoded by the exons ATGTCTCAGCAATGTACTCTGCCGGTGaccttgccccctgcccccagtaaGGAGCCCCTCGAGCCTGTTTCTCCTCCCACCAACATCCAGCAGGAGCAAGTGAAGCAGCCAACTCCACTGCCTGCCCCATTCCAGAAGGTACCCTCGGAGATCCCAGAGAAGGATCCCATGGAGCTCGGGAAGAAACACACAACTCCTGTGAAGGAGGTGCCCAAGAAAGAGTGTGAGCCACGGCAACAGGAGCCACAGCAGCAGgaacagaagcagcagcagcagcagcagcagcagcagcagcagcaaaagtCAGAGGAGCAAGGAAAGCATgtggaacagcagcagcaacagcaagaATCACAGGAGCAAGGAAAGCCtgtggaacagcagcagcagaagaaagTGTCACAGGAGCAAGGAAAGCAtgtggaacagcagcagcagcagaaagagtcCCAGGAGCAAAGAAAGCCtgtggaacagcagcagcagcagcaagagtCCCAGGAGCAAGGAAAGCCtgtggaacagcagcagcagcagaaagagtcacaggagaaaggaaagcct cagcagcagaaagagtcCCAGGAGCAAGGAAAGCCtgtggaacagcagcagcagcagaaagagtcacaggagaaaggaaagcctgtgatacagcagcagcagcagcagaaagagtcACAGGAGCAAAGAAAGCCtgtggaacagcagcagcagcagaaagcgTCACAGGAGCAAGGAAAGCCtgtggaacagcagcagcagcagcagcagcagaaagagtcccaggagaaaggaaagtctgtggaacagcagcagcagcagcagaaagagtcacaggagaaaggaaagcctgtggaacagcagcagcagcagcagcagcagaaagagtcacagaagaaagaaaagcctgtggaacagcagcagcagcagcagaaagtgTCACAGGGGCAAGGAAAGCCtgtggaacagcagcagcagcagcagcagaaagcgTCACAGGAGCAAGGAAAGCCtgtggaacagcagcagcagcagcagaaagagtcCCAGGAGCAAGGAAAGCCtgtggaacagcagcagcagcagcagaaagtgTCACAGGAGCAAGGAAAGCATGTGGAACAGCTGAAACAGGAGAAGAAGGTCTTGGGCCAGCGGCTGGATCAAGAGCTAGCAAAGAAAGATGAGCAACTGGAAAAGAAAGGGGAGCAGCAGCTGAAGCAGTAGGAGGGGTTGCTGAAGTAGCCTCTTCTTGTCCCAACTCCTGGCCAGGTCCAAGAGACCAACCCAGTCCAGCCACTGAAGGGAGAAGTCTTGCCCCCTAAAGAAGCAGGAGGTGTAGTGTCCCCCAAATATAAGTAA
- the LOC137219365 gene encoding involucrin-like yields MSQQCTLPVTLPPAPSKEPLKPVSPPTNIQQEQVKQPTPLPAPFQKVPSEIPGKDPMELGKKHTTPVKEVPKKECEPRQQEPQQQEQKQQQQQQQQQQQQQQQQQQQQKSEEQGKHVEQQQQQQESQEQGKPVEQQQQKKVSQEQGKHVEQQQQQKESQEQRKPVEQQQQQQESQEQGKPVEQQQQQKESQEKGKPVIQQQQQQKESQEKGNPVIQQQQQQQKESQEKGKPVIQQQQQQKESQEQGKPVEEQQQQKESQEKGKPVEQQQQQQQQKESQKKGKPVEQQQQQQKVSQGQGKPVEQQQQQQQKASQEQGKHVEQLKQEKKVLGQRLDQELAKKDEQLEKKGEQQLKQ; encoded by the coding sequence ATGTCTCAGCAATGTACTCTGCCGGTGaccttgccccctgcccccagtaaGGAGCCCCTCAAGCCTGTTTCTCCTCCCACCAACATCCAGCAGGAGCAAGTGAAGCAGCCAACTCCACTGCCTGCCCCATTCCAGAAGGTACCCTCGGAGATCCCAGGGAAGGATCCCATGGAGCTCGGGAAGAAACACACAACTCCTGTGAAGGAGGTGCCCAAGAAAGAGTGTGAGCCACGGCAACAGGAGCCACAGCAGCAGgaacagaagcagcagcagcagcagcagcagcagcagcagcagcagcagcagcagcagcagcagcagcaaaagtCAGAGGAGCAAGGAAAGCATgtggaacagcagcagcaacagcaagaATCACAGGAGCAAGGAAAGCCtgtggaacagcagcagcagaagaaagTGTCACAGGAGCAAGGAAAGCAtgtggaacagcagcagcagcagaaagagtcCCAGGAGCAAAGAAAGCCtgtggaacagcagcagcagcagcaagagtCCCAGGAGCAAGGAAAGCCtgtggaacagcagcagcagcagaaagagtcacaggagaaaggaaagcctgtgatacagcagcagcagcagcagaaagagtcACAGGAGAAAGGAAATCCTGTgatacagcagcagcagcagcagcagaaagagtcacaggagaaaggaaagcctgtgatacagcagcagcagcagcagaaagagtcACAGGAGCAAGGAAAGCCTGTggaagagcagcagcagcagaaagagtcacaggagaaaggaaagcctgtggaacagcagcagcagcagcagcagcagaaagagtcacagaagaaaggaaagcctgtggaacagcagcagcagcagcagaaagtgTCACAGGGGCAAGGAAAGCCtgtggaacagcagcagcagcagcagcagaaagcgTCACAGGAGCAAGGAAAGCATGTGGAACAGCTGAAACAGGAGAAGAAGGTCTTGGGCCAGCGGCTGGATCAAGAGCTAGCAAAGAAAGATGAGCAACTGGAAAAGAAAGGGGAGCAGCAGCTGAAGCAGTAG